A stretch of Microcoleus sp. FACHB-831 DNA encodes these proteins:
- the topA gene encoding type I DNA topoisomerase, which translates to MKLVLIESPGKRQKWQKSLGSGFSVMASMGHVVELAKDGEDALGFDLDGDRVTCRFVPRGDRGKKVLKELKQAVKSATEVIFATDPDREGEIISWHLARELKVKNPRRVVTSEITETAIKKAISKPRPLDQNLVDAALLRACLDKLVGFKGSPLVWSLKNGAKSVGRVQSATLHLLCDRERAINAFVPEDYWSVYVDYAEGFRAFYAGETSNSDEAEIEETDDSESPDAKETTEGTKVKTQAEADRLVAIAKSHPHQVVSVQGKVSFKKPPAAFTTSSLQQAAGSRLKLNPEKTMQVAQKLYEQGYITYMRTDSAILSEDFCASVRKYLEQNDPDNVPDKVVKHKSASGAQEAHEAIRPTEVTRLPLAIKAELTSEEAGLYDLIWRRAIASLCKPARLLKTKVITKSGSATWQARGQVLQFEGYLRYWRDIGSDQVLPTLKDGQSLTFINANADKKQTMPPPRYSEPKLIQLMEKQGIGRPSTYAPTIKTLKEREYVTLKKALLVPTQLGMEVDEFLGRVLPDLISVDFTAKMERELDAIASGKLDWQKYLTSWNRDYFAPALKKAGAQLPSHSPTISKSNSSRFEVTQPESEPTNSRSEPTNIPCPKCKHQLTRVYSKSKQLQTDHFLSCDARNNGCGAVMFFNVSTLQYELSGSTKPKSSAKPKSSAPPKSRSQHSCPVCSSPLERYEYTKNGENKVMLRCSNPKTKQNKCKEVAFFKSKTGNWWSPKFGELKGS; encoded by the coding sequence ATGAAACTTGTTTTAATAGAAAGTCCTGGCAAACGGCAGAAATGGCAAAAAAGCCTTGGTTCTGGCTTTTCTGTCATGGCGAGTATGGGTCATGTTGTCGAACTTGCTAAAGACGGGGAAGATGCGCTGGGGTTCGATCTCGATGGCGATCGCGTAACTTGTCGATTTGTCCCTCGTGGCGACCGAGGTAAAAAGGTCCTCAAGGAACTTAAACAAGCGGTGAAATCAGCAACAGAAGTTATATTTGCTACAGATCCAGACCGCGAAGGCGAAATAATTTCTTGGCACCTAGCACGAGAACTTAAAGTTAAAAACCCCCGGCGTGTAGTGACGAGCGAAATTACAGAAACTGCTATTAAGAAAGCAATTAGCAAACCCCGTCCCTTAGATCAAAATTTAGTAGATGCAGCTCTTTTAAGAGCGTGTCTGGATAAGTTAGTTGGCTTCAAAGGTTCCCCTCTAGTCTGGTCGCTCAAAAATGGAGCTAAATCTGTAGGACGAGTACAAAGCGCCACGTTGCATTTATTATGCGATCGCGAGAGGGCAATTAATGCCTTTGTTCCAGAAGATTACTGGTCTGTTTATGTTGATTATGCTGAAGGTTTTCGAGCCTTTTATGCAGGAGAAACCAGCAACTCGGATGAGGCTGAAATCGAAGAAACTGATGATTCAGAATCGCCTGACGCTAAAGAAACTACTGAAGGAACCAAAGTCAAAACGCAAGCTGAAGCAGATCGACTGGTAGCGATCGCTAAAAGTCATCCTCATCAAGTAGTCAGCGTACAAGGTAAAGTTAGTTTCAAAAAGCCACCCGCCGCGTTTACCACTTCCTCCCTTCAACAAGCGGCTGGGTCGCGTTTGAAGCTAAATCCAGAAAAAACTATGCAGGTGGCTCAAAAGCTGTACGAGCAAGGATACATCACTTATATGCGTACAGATAGCGCAATTTTGTCTGAAGATTTTTGCGCTTCTGTGCGTAAATATCTGGAGCAAAATGACCCCGATAATGTCCCCGATAAAGTGGTAAAACACAAGAGCGCATCTGGCGCGCAAGAGGCGCACGAGGCAATTCGCCCCACAGAAGTTACCCGGCTACCGTTGGCAATTAAAGCCGAGTTAACATCAGAGGAAGCTGGATTATATGACCTAATTTGGCGACGAGCGATCGCTTCTCTATGCAAACCAGCGCGACTCTTAAAAACGAAAGTTATTACAAAATCTGGTAGTGCCACATGGCAAGCTAGAGGCCAAGTATTGCAGTTTGAAGGCTACTTGCGCTACTGGCGCGATATTGGCTCCGATCAAGTATTGCCAACTCTAAAAGATGGGCAATCTCTTACTTTTATTAATGCTAATGCTGATAAAAAGCAGACGATGCCACCGCCACGATATTCTGAGCCTAAACTAATTCAGCTAATGGAAAAACAGGGAATTGGGCGTCCCAGCACCTATGCTCCGACTATTAAAACTCTCAAAGAACGGGAGTATGTGACGCTGAAGAAAGCGTTGCTCGTTCCTACTCAGTTGGGGATGGAAGTAGATGAGTTTTTAGGCCGAGTATTGCCTGACTTAATAAGTGTAGATTTCACCGCCAAGATGGAGCGAGAATTAGATGCGATCGCTTCGGGTAAACTCGACTGGCAAAAGTATTTAACTAGCTGGAATCGGGATTATTTTGCCCCAGCGCTAAAAAAAGCAGGCGCACAACTTCCCTCTCATTCTCCTACTATATCTAAATCTAATTCAAGTCGGTTTGAGGTAACTCAACCGGAGAGCGAACCAACTAATAGTCGCTCTGAACCAACTAATATTCCTTGTCCCAAATGCAAACATCAACTTACGCGGGTTTACTCGAAATCTAAACAACTACAAACCGACCATTTTTTAAGCTGCGATGCGCGTAATAATGGCTGTGGTGCTGTGATGTTTTTTAATGTGTCAACGCTACAGTATGAGCTGTCCGGTTCTACTAAACCTAAATCCTCGGCTAAACCTAAATCCTCGGCTCCTCCCAAGTCGCGATCGCAGCATTCTTGTCCGGTTTGCAGTTCTCCCTTAGAGCGCTACGAATATACTAAAAATGGCGAAAATAAAGTGATGTTGCGTTGCTCCAATCCTAAGACTAAACAGAATAAGTGTAAAGAAGTAGCTTTTTTTAAGAGCAAAACTGGTAATTGGTGGTCGCCAAAATTTG